In one Anaerolineae bacterium genomic region, the following are encoded:
- a CDS encoding cation transporter yields the protein MTSIKIKGMSCNHCVMAVTKALEGIGSVKNIKVDLKKGEAMFDEIGTVDMDTIRKKIKSSGYEVES from the coding sequence ATGACAAGTATCAAGATCAAAGGAATGTCCTGCAACCACTGTGTGATGGCCGTGACCAAAGCCCTGGAAGGTATCGGCTCAGTCAAGAATATCAAGGTAGATCTCAAAAAAGGAGAGGCTATGTTTGATGAAATTGGCACAGTCGACATGGATACAATCCGAAAAAAAATAAAAAGTTCCGGATATGAAGTCGAATCGTAA
- a CDS encoding AbrB/MazE/SpoVT family DNA-binding domain-containing protein, with protein MSTSTIMKISPQGQIRIPKKIMITLGIEKGDYLEVDVEKSQIVLKPRKLIDPSQGWYWTKEWQKMEADVDEEIEKDQLSAEFESAEEGLKWLKK; from the coding sequence ATGTCAACGTCAACAATAATGAAAATAAGCCCTCAGGGGCAAATTCGTATACCCAAGAAGATTATGATTACTCTCGGGATTGAAAAAGGTGACTATCTTGAAGTGGATGTTGAAAAAAGTCAGATTGTCTTGAAGCCCAGAAAACTTATTGACCCTTCGCAGGGATGGTATTGGACAAAAGAATGGCAAAAAATGGAAGCCGATGTTGATGAGGAAATCGAAAAAGATCAGCTTTCCGCCGAATTCGAGTCTGCGGAAGAAGGATTGAAATGGTTGAAAAAGTAA